A window from Rhizosphaericola mali encodes these proteins:
- a CDS encoding TlpA family protein disulfide reductase, producing MNTKNIRTIMFVFFSSIVLQLRSVQCYSQSSLDSISQQCINIALAKKGIDLPIGETLPTISVSIEGAQSDQSILQKFSRGKILILDFWSQWCGSCIASFPHLEKLQEKYANQILILPVTFQSRSSVCNFRKTRMALNRPMLLPTIVEDTLLRALFPHNGDPFEVWIDPNGKLRGTTSQFELTESVIEKVLNGDWSTVEPLQANIDGKFSGTNKLTEPLFGSFLGRYDPHFPNGRNVPIVENGQKILRCTNAPISWLFQWALRGKYDSPYFNNKRCLYKFKDSITFKKFFINMDSIDHYDYVIHNKYCYELRTPIEFSDKVLFDIAYRQLEDYFKISVRKETHFINCLKLVRISNVDKIAGDTITPIEFMHEPDEDLYDYIKCSGTSMSDLITALNAIKTIPLVIDSTNYLKKINVNFRIRKMAGLDSLQLKLKEYGLKLIASRQLLDVLVYKDKE from the coding sequence ATGAATACTAAAAATATAAGAACTATTATGTTTGTGTTTTTCAGTAGCATCGTACTACAATTGCGTAGTGTGCAATGCTATAGTCAAAGTTCATTGGACTCCATAAGCCAGCAGTGCATTAATATAGCCTTAGCCAAAAAGGGAATAGACCTTCCAATAGGAGAAACGCTACCAACTATATCCGTGAGCATAGAGGGGGCTCAAAGTGATCAAAGTATCCTTCAAAAGTTCAGCAGGGGGAAGATACTTATATTGGATTTTTGGAGTCAATGGTGTGGAAGCTGTATCGCCTCTTTTCCTCACTTAGAAAAGTTACAAGAAAAATATGCAAATCAAATATTGATATTGCCGGTCACCTTTCAGAGTCGAAGCTCAGTATGTAATTTCCGAAAAACAAGAATGGCACTTAATAGACCCATGTTATTGCCGACAATCGTAGAAGATACACTTTTAAGGGCATTGTTTCCCCATAATGGAGATCCATTTGAAGTATGGATAGATCCTAATGGAAAATTAAGGGGAACTACTTCCCAATTTGAATTAACCGAATCTGTTATAGAAAAAGTTTTAAATGGAGATTGGAGTACGGTGGAGCCTCTTCAAGCCAATATTGATGGAAAATTCTCAGGTACAAATAAATTAACAGAGCCTTTATTCGGCTCTTTTTTGGGCAGATATGATCCCCATTTTCCAAATGGAAGAAACGTACCCATAGTAGAAAACGGACAGAAAATATTAAGGTGTACAAATGCCCCTATAAGTTGGCTATTTCAATGGGCTTTAAGGGGTAAATATGACAGTCCATATTTTAATAATAAAAGGTGTCTTTATAAGTTTAAGGATAGCATCACATTTAAAAAGTTTTTTATCAATATGGATAGCATTGACCACTATGACTATGTAATCCATAACAAATATTGCTATGAACTTAGAACGCCTATTGAATTTTCAGATAAGGTACTTTTCGACATTGCCTATAGGCAACTAGAAGATTATTTTAAAATTTCTGTAAGAAAGGAAACTCATTTTATAAATTGTTTAAAGTTGGTCAGAATTTCGAACGTAGATAAAATTGCAGGAGATACTATTACTCCAATAGAATTTATGCACGAGCCGGATGAAGATCTCTATGACTATATAAAATGTTCTGGTACCTCTATGTCTGATTTAATTACAGCCTTAAATGCGATAAAAACAATCCCATTGGTAATAGATTCAACGAATTATTTAAAAAAAATAAATGTAAATTTTCGCATAAGAAAGATGGCTGGATTGGATTCACTTCAATTAAAACTAAAAGAATATGGCTTAAAGTTAATAGCTTCAAGACAGTTGTTGGACGTACTTGTATATAAAGATAAAGAGTAA
- a CDS encoding MauE/DoxX family redox-associated membrane protein, with the protein MKKQTILLTITALLFMLFLYAGLEKILELKVFAKDMSNQTLPQQWVPLLTYGIPTSEVFTALLLCTERTRKWGLYGSLLLMTVFTAYVGMVVMDLFPRKPCGCGELLQRLSWTQHLVFNIVFAILALLGIYINNQLTKKDTTASATIRVAAS; encoded by the coding sequence ATGAAAAAACAAACAATTCTATTGACTATAACAGCATTACTTTTCATGCTTTTCTTGTATGCGGGACTAGAAAAAATATTGGAATTGAAAGTATTTGCAAAGGATATGAGTAATCAAACCTTACCACAGCAATGGGTGCCGCTTTTGACCTATGGCATCCCAACTAGTGAAGTGTTCACTGCCCTGCTACTATGTACAGAGCGGACTAGAAAATGGGGACTATACGGTAGTCTGTTACTCATGACGGTGTTTACGGCATATGTGGGGATGGTCGTTATGGATCTCTTTCCACGAAAGCCCTGCGGATGCGGTGAACTTTTACAAAGACTATCGTGGACACAACACCTTGTATTTAATATAGTCTTCGCGATACTCGCCCTATTGGGTATCTATATAAACAATCAATTGACAAAAAAAGATACTACAGCCAGCGCAACGATCCGGGTTGCTGCAAGCTGA
- a CDS encoding RNA polymerase sigma factor produces MEEGTKYDDSMYFRALADGVPGALDRIDKVFGPAIDVYIRHFITDDVSAVDSTHADLLVKLWEQRHQIIEKENPVKWMFGIAHKLALKSLERGRWYFVQLEENHFVEHTETVEDLVLGKELEVRVRIAAKQLPPMERKVFLLKLDTQLSNEEIAQRLGISRQTVKNELYRARRKIEQLLGYCFVYIVLEIFKNS; encoded by the coding sequence ATGGAGGAAGGAACTAAATACGACGATAGCATGTATTTCAGGGCACTGGCAGATGGTGTCCCTGGCGCATTGGACCGCATCGATAAGGTGTTCGGACCGGCTATTGACGTCTATATCCGCCATTTTATCACGGATGATGTATCCGCGGTAGACTCCACTCATGCAGACCTTTTGGTGAAACTCTGGGAGCAACGCCACCAGATCATAGAAAAGGAGAATCCTGTAAAATGGATGTTCGGCATCGCCCACAAGTTGGCACTCAAAAGTCTGGAAAGGGGAAGATGGTATTTCGTGCAGCTGGAAGAAAATCACTTTGTTGAACATACGGAAACTGTGGAAGATTTGGTGCTGGGAAAAGAACTAGAAGTTAGGGTAAGGATTGCTGCCAAGCAGCTTCCACCCATGGAACGTAAAGTGTTCTTGTTGAAACTGGACACACAGCTCTCCAACGAGGAAATCGCACAAAGATTGGGTATTTCCCGTCAGACCGTCAAAAATGAGCTGTACAGGGCCAGACGAAAAATAGAGCAGTTATTGGGTTACTGTTTTGTATATATCGTTTTAGAAATTTTTAAAAACAGTTAG
- a CDS encoding FecR family protein, giving the protein MEWYQKRTNKLLKKYLSGKANGAEKKELDGLLMLSDEEALYRFVDEVNKQKGLQGDVSEDLDINAIIARSDKRRTRRRMLWSAAAIFGVFIVLMAGLFVTKNSNLVLEEQRRVVGPCSPAIFNPELDSRYFACDIEIKDVFQKKLDGKDLGTVLRFNNIEFLQKHKGELQIVDHTDRRASRSEQRYLTLHTPPKRQFTLLLPDGISIRLDGGSRLQYLLNSSDTSMVYCRLEGQALVNVPKMQQGKPFVLENYNSQLFTLGAQYAIRSEIGYTRAVRLGGEVSLATRQNPRAVALEENCSAMEVYSLMEGKDKGS; this is encoded by the coding sequence ATGGAGTGGTATCAAAAAAGAACCAACAAACTTCTGAAAAAATACTTGTCAGGAAAAGCAAATGGCGCCGAGAAAAAAGAATTGGATGGTCTACTAATGCTCTCTGACGAAGAGGCCCTTTACCGCTTTGTGGATGAAGTGAACAAACAAAAGGGATTGCAAGGAGATGTATCGGAAGATTTGGATATAAATGCTATCATAGCAAGGAGTGATAAACGACGTACTCGCAGACGCATGTTATGGTCTGCTGCTGCCATCTTCGGAGTTTTTATTGTGCTCATGGCAGGACTATTTGTAACAAAGAATTCCAATTTAGTTTTGGAAGAGCAGCGTCGCGTAGTGGGGCCATGTTCCCCTGCAATATTCAACCCAGAACTGGACAGCCGCTATTTTGCCTGTGATATAGAGATTAAAGATGTTTTTCAAAAAAAACTGGATGGTAAGGATTTGGGGACTGTCTTGCGTTTCAATAACATTGAATTTTTACAAAAACACAAAGGTGAGCTACAAATAGTCGACCATACAGACCGCCGAGCATCCCGTTCAGAGCAAAGATATCTGACCTTACACACACCACCCAAAAGACAGTTTACTTTGTTGCTGCCTGACGGAATATCTATCCGGCTGGATGGTGGCTCTAGGCTGCAATACCTGCTTAATTCTTCGGATACTTCCATGGTCTACTGCCGATTGGAAGGCCAAGCCTTAGTGAATGTACCGAAAATGCAACAAGGAAAGCCTTTTGTACTGGAAAACTACAACAGTCAATTATTTACCCTGGGAGCACAGTATGCCATACGCTCCGAAATTGGTTATACCAGAGCCGTTAGATTAGGGGGAGAGGTATCACTGGCAACAAGGCAAAATCCGAGAGCTGTGGCTTTGGAAGAAAACTGTAGCGCTATGGAAGTGTACAGTCTCATGGAGGGTAAGGATAAGGGGAGTTAA
- a CDS encoding helix-turn-helix domain-containing protein has protein sequence METPILFPVDPKEFYQHLTEIVRKIILETRPVTPLVSPPLGLSTKPLLSIKEVRDLFGISRPTVDDWHELGELKKVKIRGKVYFLTDDIQRLIENSKSKDGS, from the coding sequence ATGGAAACTCCAATTTTATTTCCGGTAGATCCTAAAGAATTCTATCAGCACTTAACAGAAATCGTTCGTAAAATTATTTTAGAAACCCGTCCAGTCACACCGTTGGTTTCACCGCCTTTGGGTCTTTCTACAAAGCCACTTTTATCTATTAAAGAGGTTCGTGATCTTTTCGGTATTTCCAGACCTACGGTGGATGATTGGCACGAATTGGGTGAACTCAAAAAAGTTAAGATACGAGGAAAGGTGTATTTTCTGACAGATGATATTCAACGGCTCATTGAAAATTCTAAAAGTAAAGATGGGTCATAG
- a CDS encoding plasmid mobilization protein, translated as MKNKTRRLNILVTPDEYRSIHSKARQCELPISHFLIEASRKVEIKMYRKTIPASVSKVVLALTLTASNFNQLVRHLHQGKIQHITENELKYYGEKILLLAGEIKNTLQ; from the coding sequence ATGAAAAATAAAACACGTCGTTTAAATATACTCGTTACACCTGATGAGTACCGTAGTATTCACTCGAAGGCGAGGCAATGTGAATTACCCATTTCTCATTTTTTGATTGAAGCATCTAGAAAAGTCGAGATTAAAATGTATCGTAAAACTATTCCCGCTTCTGTCTCTAAAGTAGTGTTAGCATTAACACTTACTGCTTCCAATTTTAATCAATTGGTTCGTCATTTACATCAGGGAAAGATCCAGCACATCACAGAAAATGAACTCAAATATTATGGTGAAAAAATTCTTTTACTGGCGGGTGAAATAAAAAATACACTGCAATAA
- a CDS encoding relaxase/mobilization nuclease domain-containing protein yields the protein MIAKQTTAKASSVSNMVSYVLRENGLKHPEEKAQIIFQNALVGEHTDQIVAQMQMALGLNNQRCSMPLFHAIFSLSEGESLNEDQELQLAAMIMQEFKLDKNMFLLCKHSSPVSKDHYHAIIVRPPIDGRQVVNMFQSKHRLMNIARKCEMLFHLKQVKTPKTWKQKLNSSNKEKQHWNTRQLQARMDLKNALYKATSMLEFITHMQNLGYSLHKGRGLGIVHQASGIYFKASSLGCSLSKIEKIIAFNKKQQKAPMSSSQVAQLERNIALAKRGVDDGTLKSTLLHRDRFMPREVHPTSKNNNNTSATIETVTKALIDYMISPLKVDIDGVYFGAMGIDESEEKKRLKEKRRIKLSM from the coding sequence ATGATTGCTAAACAAACGACCGCAAAAGCGTCTTCCGTTTCCAATATGGTCTCTTATGTACTTAGAGAAAATGGATTAAAACATCCGGAAGAAAAAGCTCAAATCATTTTCCAAAATGCACTTGTAGGAGAACATACCGATCAAATTGTGGCACAAATGCAGATGGCATTAGGCTTAAATAACCAAAGATGTAGCATGCCTCTTTTTCATGCAATCTTTTCTTTAAGTGAAGGTGAATCCCTAAATGAAGATCAGGAATTACAATTGGCCGCAATGATTATGCAGGAATTTAAACTAGATAAGAACATGTTTTTACTTTGTAAACACAGCAGTCCGGTGAGTAAAGATCACTATCACGCGATCATTGTTCGTCCTCCAATTGATGGTAGACAAGTAGTGAACATGTTTCAGTCCAAGCATAGATTAATGAACATTGCCCGAAAGTGCGAAATGCTATTTCATCTAAAACAAGTCAAGACGCCGAAGACTTGGAAACAGAAATTAAATAGTTCTAATAAAGAAAAACAGCATTGGAATACTCGTCAATTGCAAGCTAGGATGGATTTGAAAAATGCACTTTATAAAGCAACGTCCATGTTGGAATTTATCACACATATGCAAAACTTGGGTTATAGTTTACATAAAGGAAGAGGATTGGGAATTGTACATCAAGCCTCTGGAATATATTTTAAAGCGAGTTCCTTAGGATGTAGTCTTTCTAAAATTGAGAAGATCATAGCCTTTAATAAAAAACAACAGAAAGCTCCAATGAGTTCTTCCCAAGTAGCACAATTAGAAAGAAATATTGCTTTAGCAAAGAGAGGTGTGGATGATGGAACACTTAAATCAACCTTGCTCCACAGAGATAGATTCATGCCTCGTGAAGTTCATCCAACATCTAAAAATAATAATAATACAAGTGCAACTATTGAAACCGTGACAAAAGCTTTGATTGATTATATGATTAGTCCTCTTAAGGTAGATATTGATGGCGTTTATTTTGGTGCGATGGGTATAGATGAGTCAGAAGAAAAAAAGCGACTCAAAGAAAAAAGAAGAATTAAATTATCTATGTAA
- a CDS encoding JAB domain-containing protein, whose protein sequence is MKTYNSTATRENEPHWSALQEVQLSYRNKIKATQRPKINMAEDALALFRSVWNEDEMELVESFKMLLMNNANRVLGVYHGSTGGTAGTIVDIRILLTVALKSNACKIIVAHNHPSGNLTPSPADLKITERLKEAAKLMDITLLDHLIITTNSYQSFANEGLI, encoded by the coding sequence ATGAAAACTTACAACTCAACAGCAACCAGAGAGAATGAACCTCATTGGTCTGCATTACAAGAAGTTCAACTATCTTATCGCAACAAAATAAAAGCTACGCAAAGACCTAAAATCAATATGGCGGAAGATGCATTAGCTCTTTTTAGATCCGTTTGGAATGAAGATGAAATGGAACTTGTTGAATCTTTCAAAATGTTACTTATGAATAATGCTAACAGAGTTCTCGGTGTATACCACGGATCTACAGGTGGTACTGCTGGCACTATTGTAGATATTCGCATTCTACTTACGGTAGCTTTAAAATCTAATGCTTGTAAAATTATTGTGGCACATAATCATCCGAGTGGAAATCTTACACCAAGTCCTGCTGATCTGAAGATCACTGAAAGATTGAAAGAAGCTGCTAAGTTAATGGATATTACACTATTGGATCATCTGATTATTACCACTAATAGTTATCAATCTTTTGCAAACGAAGGACTCATATGA
- a CDS encoding T9SS type A sorting domain-containing protein has protein sequence MKHIYILIALIYLISVPKLNAQISGPVSRVYANSQTNSSWGLGAGGISSADNAIDNSSSTASSLTIGLALVAGGYQQILTFASAVPANTAIHVKVGTVASGVNVGGYTIVAALDANGTQISSTGNVSVIGLLGGENTNEYVITNTVAVKSIRVRLGSTVGLGITANVYGAYYEISSTGSLPTTPFDVLAGTETTSLLNVGSALSSVLNPYNCIDGDTATTATLFAAANIVAQQQVTGLFAGLYPSGSYAHVLIGDPGTLLSLSLINGPITVQLLNNGVVVQSTESTGWSLIDLELLGSNTSKGWLNIPATASFNQVKVISNSNIAGLLQSFNVYEITRDYNTSVLPVDYSKELNAVYSDNKVNLSWITGVEINNSYFSVMRSLNATDWSQIGKVASHFSNGSGNGSSYNFVDNTPNSGVNYYRLIQYDLDGKSALSKIISINIQSTLQPAIKIYPNPTTDRVNIDNVPSGSLYKVFDLSGKIILTGTLNTSPGYISLSNVKSGIVIIELFSPKGIKIGSYKIIKN, from the coding sequence ATGAAACACATTTACATTTTAATTGCATTAATTTATTTAATTAGTGTGCCAAAACTGAATGCACAAATTTCAGGTCCGGTATCAAGGGTCTATGCAAATAGCCAAACAAATAGCTCTTGGGGGCTGGGTGCAGGTGGTATAAGTTCTGCGGACAATGCAATAGACAATTCAAGCAGTACGGCAAGTTCACTAACAATAGGATTAGCCTTAGTGGCTGGAGGCTATCAGCAGATTTTAACATTTGCAAGTGCCGTGCCAGCAAATACGGCAATTCATGTAAAAGTTGGAACCGTCGCTTCAGGCGTTAATGTCGGAGGCTATACAATTGTTGCAGCACTCGATGCCAATGGGACTCAGATATCTTCTACTGGTAATGTTTCTGTAATAGGCTTGTTGGGAGGCGAAAATACCAATGAATATGTAATAACAAATACAGTAGCAGTAAAAAGCATAAGAGTAAGATTAGGATCAACAGTAGGACTTGGTATTACAGCAAATGTTTATGGAGCTTATTATGAAATATCATCTACGGGTTCTTTACCTACGACACCATTTGATGTTCTTGCTGGCACCGAAACAACTTCTTTGCTTAATGTAGGAAGCGCTTTATCATCGGTACTTAATCCATATAATTGCATAGATGGAGATACCGCTACAACAGCTACTCTTTTCGCCGCAGCAAATATTGTCGCCCAACAACAGGTTACAGGCTTGTTTGCTGGATTGTATCCTAGCGGATCTTATGCACATGTATTGATAGGAGATCCAGGAACTTTATTGAGCTTATCATTGATAAATGGTCCAATAACTGTACAACTTTTAAATAACGGAGTCGTAGTTCAAAGCACAGAAAGTACTGGTTGGAGTCTAATCGATCTAGAATTACTGGGAAGCAATACATCCAAAGGATGGTTAAACATTCCCGCAACGGCTTCTTTTAACCAAGTTAAGGTAATTAGCAATAGTAATATTGCAGGCTTGCTTCAATCATTTAATGTATACGAAATAACAAGGGATTATAATACAAGTGTTTTACCTGTAGACTATAGTAAAGAGCTAAATGCGGTTTATTCTGATAACAAAGTTAATCTTAGTTGGATTACCGGGGTCGAGATAAACAATAGTTATTTTTCGGTAATGAGAAGTCTGAATGCAACGGATTGGTCTCAAATTGGAAAAGTTGCCAGTCATTTTTCAAATGGTAGTGGAAATGGATCAAGTTACAATTTTGTAGATAATACCCCTAATAGTGGAGTAAACTATTATAGATTGATACAATATGACTTAGATGGAAAATCAGCTCTTAGTAAAATAATCTCCATCAATATTCAATCAACACTTCAACCCGCCATTAAAATTTATCCTAATCCAACAACTGACAGAGTGAATATTGATAATGTACCTAGTGGTAGCTTGTATAAAGTTTTTGATTTGAGTGGTAAAATTATTCTCACGGGAACACTAAATACATCTCCTGGGTATATTTCATTATCAAATGTTAAATCAGGTATAGTCATAATTGAATTATTTAGCCCGAAGGGAATAAAAATAGGTAGTTATAAAATAATTAAGAATTAG